Proteins from a genomic interval of Eriocheir sinensis breed Jianghai 21 chromosome 20, ASM2467909v1, whole genome shotgun sequence:
- the LOC127001220 gene encoding zinc finger protein OZF-like isoform X1: MRTSLLTKAKSVRKDMQGRMTSTNTPTHSGVRPHERQECGKRFSNRSNPKHHTLTHTGARNHECEVCGKCFSEKSILNTHTLTHTSARNHECEVCGKCFSRKGNLKLHTLTHTGAKKYECEVCGKCFSQKGTLNTHTLTHTSARNHECEVCGKCFSRKSTLKLHTLTHTDASNHECEVCGKCFSRKGTLKLHTLTHTGERNHECEVCGKCFIEKGTLKKHTLTHTGERNHECEVCGKCFSLKSTLKKHTLTHTGERNHECEVCGKCFIEKGTLKKHTLTHTGERNHECDVCGKCFSLKNNLKLHTLTHTGERNHECEVCGKCFSQKGNLKKHTLTHTDASNHECEVCGKCFSRKGTLKLHTLTHTGERNHECEVCGKCFIEKGTLKKHTLTHTGERNHECEVCGKCFSLKSNLKKHTLTHTGERNHECEVCGKCFIEKGTLKKHTLTHTGERNHECEVCGKCFSLKNNLKLHTLTHTGERNHECEVCGKCFSQKGNLKVHTVTHTDARSHECEVCGKRFKLKRILDLHLFRHSGHKGFKCDVCGKRFMTKGEIARHMKVHFS, from the coding sequence atgagaacaagtttactgaccaaagccaagagtgtgagaaaagacatgcagggaaggatgacctcaacaaatacacccacacactctggtgtaagacctcatgaaaggcaggagtgtggcaaaaggtttagtaataggagtaaccccaaacatcacacccttacacacaccggtgcaagaaatcatgagtgtgaagtttgtgggaaatgtttcagtgagAAGAgtatcctcaacacacacacccttacacacaccagtgcaagaaatcacgagtgtgaagtttgtgggaaatgtttcagtcgcaagggtaacctcaaattacacactcttacacacaccgGTGCAAAAAAATacgagtgtgaagtttgtgggaaatgtttcagtcagaagggtaccctcaacacacacacccttacacacaccagtgcaagaaatcatgagtgtgaagtttgtgggaaatgtttcagtcggaagagtaccctcaaattacacactcttacacacactgatgcaagcaatcatgagtgtgaagtttgtgggaaatgtttcagtcgaaagggtaccctcaaattacacacccttacacacactggtgaaagaaatcatgagtgtgaagtttgtggaaaatgtttcattgagaagggtaccctcaagaaacacacccttacacacactggtgaaagaaatcatgagtgtgaggtttgtgggaaatgtttcagtctgaagagtaccctcaagaaacacacccttactcacactggtgaaagaaatcatgagtgtgaagtttgtggaaaatgtttcattgagaagggtaccctcaagaaacacacccttacacatactggtgaaagaaatcatgagtgtgatgtttgtgggaaatgtttcagtctgaagaataacctcaaattacacacccttacacacactggtgaaagaaatcatgagtgtgaagtttgtggaaaatgtttcagtcagaagggtaacctcaagaaacacacccttacacacactgatgcaagcaatcatgagtgtgaagtttgtgggaaatgtttcagtcgaaagggtaccctcaaattacacacccttacacacactggtgaaagaaatcatgagtgtgaagtttgtggaaaatgtttcattgagaagggtaccctcaagaaacacacccttacacacactggtgaaagaaatcatgagtgtgaggtttgtgggaaatgtttcagtctgaagagtaacctcaagaaacacacccttactcacactggtgaaagaaatcatgagtgtgaagtttgtggaaaatgtttcattgagaagggtaccctcaagaaacacacccttacacatactggtgaaagaaatcatgagtgtgaagtttgtgggaaatgtttcagtctgaagaataacctcaaattacacactcttacacacactggtgaaagaaatcatgagtgtgaagtttgtggaaaatgtttcagtcagaagggtaacctcaaagtacacactgttacacacactgatgcaagaagtcatgagtgtgaagtttgtgggaaaagattcaaactgaagagGATATTGGACCTGcacctcttcagacactctggtcataaagggttcaagtgcgatgtttgtgggaaacgtttcatgactaagggtgagattgccaggcacatgaaggtccacttctcctga